The Oxalobacteraceae bacterium OTU3CINTB1 genome includes a window with the following:
- the pstC gene encoding phosphate ABC transporter permease subunit PstC → MHTSTAQSNQTTAAEQAAMQAMHRTMRNQRIQDFFFHKVTMTFALSVLAVLLGIIISLMVGAWPAFKEFGPAFITTVEWDPVNDKYGALIAIVGTLATSGIALLIAFPVSFGIALFLTEICPASLRRPLGTAVELLAGVPSIIYGMWGLFVFAPLFGDHVQPLLKAVLGPLPIIGPFFSGPTMGIGILTAALILAVMIIPFISSVMRDVFEIVPAVLKESAYGLGCTRWEVVRKIVLPYTKTGVVGGVMLGLGRALGETMAVTFVIGNANKLSFSLFAAGNSIASTLANEFAESDTVLHTSSLFALALILFVITFIVLSAAKLMLAGMSRKEGVK, encoded by the coding sequence ATGCACACCAGCACAGCCCAGTCGAACCAGACGACCGCTGCCGAGCAAGCTGCCATGCAGGCGATGCACCGCACCATGCGCAACCAGCGCATCCAGGATTTCTTCTTCCATAAAGTGACGATGACGTTCGCGCTGTCCGTGCTGGCGGTGCTGCTTGGCATCATCATCTCGCTGATGGTCGGCGCCTGGCCGGCCTTCAAGGAGTTCGGCCCGGCCTTCATCACCACTGTCGAATGGGATCCGGTCAACGATAAATATGGTGCCTTGATCGCTATCGTCGGCACCCTGGCCACGTCCGGCATCGCGTTGCTGATCGCCTTCCCGGTCAGCTTCGGCATCGCCTTGTTCCTCACCGAAATCTGCCCGGCCTCGCTGCGCCGCCCGCTGGGCACTGCCGTCGAGCTGCTGGCCGGCGTGCCGTCGATTATCTACGGCATGTGGGGCCTGTTCGTGTTCGCGCCGCTGTTCGGCGACCACGTGCAGCCATTGCTCAAAGCCGTACTGGGCCCGCTGCCGATCATCGGACCGTTCTTCAGCGGCCCGACCATGGGTATCGGCATCCTGACCGCCGCGCTGATCCTGGCCGTGATGATCATCCCGTTCATCTCGTCGGTGATGCGCGACGTGTTCGAGATCGTGCCGGCCGTGCTGAAGGAATCCGCATACGGCCTCGGCTGCACCCGCTGGGAAGTGGTTCGCAAGATCGTGCTGCCTTACACCAAGACCGGCGTGGTCGGCGGCGTCATGCTCGGCCTGGGCCGCGCGCTTGGCGAGACGATGGCCGTCACCTTCGTCATCGGTAACGCCAACAAGCTGTCGTTCTCCTTGTTCGCTGCCGGTAACTCGATCGCCTCGACCTTGGCCAACGAATTTGCCGAGTCCGACACCGTGCTGCACACGTCGTCACTGTTCGCGCTGGCACTGATCCTGTTTGTTATCACGTTTATTGTTCTGTCCGCCGCCAAATTGATGTTGGCCGGCATGTCCCGCAAGGAAGGCGTCAAATGA
- the pstS gene encoding phosphate ABC transporter substrate-binding protein PstS, whose translation MRIKQLISSLVVGVSAVMAFSSAATAADMTGAGATFPYPIYAKWAEQYKAATGNGLNYQSVGSGAGIKQIKAKTVDFGASDMPLKAEDLDAEGLMQFPAIMGGVVTIVNLDGITPGQLKMTGQIVGDIYLGKITKWNAPEIAAVNPGVKLPAEDITVVHRADGSGTSFLFTDFLSKTNAEFKTKIGSGTAVKWVVGVGGKGNEGVAANVQRIKGSIGYVEWAYAKKNKMSHTQLKNKDGNFMQPDDEFFKAAAANAEWTKTPGFGVVLTDQAGKNSWPITGVSFILMHKVQADAAKGKEVVKFFDWAFKSGGNAAVELDYVPLPASVIKLVQDSWKANLKDASGKAIY comes from the coding sequence ATGCGAATCAAACAATTGATCTCTTCCCTGGTAGTGGGCGTGTCTGCCGTCATGGCATTCTCGTCGGCCGCCACCGCCGCCGATATGACCGGCGCCGGCGCCACCTTCCCGTACCCGATCTACGCCAAGTGGGCCGAGCAGTACAAAGCCGCCACCGGCAACGGCCTGAACTATCAGTCCGTCGGTTCGGGCGCTGGCATCAAGCAGATCAAAGCCAAGACCGTCGACTTCGGCGCGTCGGACATGCCACTGAAAGCGGAAGACCTGGACGCCGAAGGCCTGATGCAGTTCCCGGCCATCATGGGCGGCGTGGTCACCATCGTCAACCTCGACGGCATCACCCCTGGCCAGCTGAAGATGACCGGCCAGATCGTCGGCGACATCTACCTGGGCAAGATCACCAAGTGGAACGCGCCTGAAATCGCCGCCGTCAACCCGGGCGTCAAGCTGCCAGCGGAAGACATCACCGTTGTGCACCGCGCCGACGGTTCGGGCACCTCGTTCCTGTTCACCGACTTCCTGTCGAAAACCAACGCCGAATTCAAGACCAAAATCGGTTCGGGCACCGCTGTGAAGTGGGTCGTCGGCGTGGGCGGCAAGGGCAACGAAGGCGTCGCCGCCAACGTTCAGCGTATCAAGGGTTCGATCGGCTACGTCGAGTGGGCTTACGCTAAAAAGAACAAGATGTCGCACACCCAGCTGAAGAACAAGGACGGCAACTTCATGCAGCCTGACGACGAGTTCTTCAAGGCCGCCGCCGCCAATGCCGAGTGGACCAAGACCCCGGGCTTCGGCGTCGTGCTGACCGACCAGGCTGGTAAAAACTCGTGGCCGATCACCGGCGTGTCGTTCATCCTGATGCACAAGGTGCAGGCTGACGCGGCCAAAGGCAAGGAAGTCGTCAAGTTCTTCGACTGGGCCTTCAAATCGGGCGGCAACGCTGCCGTCGAACTGGACTACGTTCCACTGCCGGCTTCGGTGATCAAACTGGTGCAGGATTCCTGGAAAGCCAACCTGAAAGACGCTTCGGGCAAGGCCATCTACTAA
- the ppk1 gene encoding polyphosphate kinase 1, which translates to MKPDLHAEVNKNSAFLDRELSQLMFNRRVLAQAEDKNIPLLERLRYLCIASSNLDEFFEVRVASLLAAGSVDGSLANHPALVATLSRICEECHVLVEHQYEILNQEVLPELAANGVHLVRHNERNEAQRAWVKEYFDTEVRPLLTPIGLDPAHPFPQVVNKSLNFIVSLNGKDAFGRGTAIAIVKAPRVLPRVIRLPDELSDSGGVSFCLLSSIIHAHISDLFAGREVIAYSQFRVTRDSDLWVDEDEVKNLRQALKGELQGRQFGTSVRLEVAKNCPPELSQFLLDQFGLHQSRLYAVNGPVNLVRLTEIMDHVDNPALRFPPFFPGIAQKPGSADIFAALRKGDILLHHPFQSFQTVIDFIRSAALDPAVVAIKQTIYRTGMNSDLMESLITAARMGKEVTVIVELKARFDEEANINWADKLEQAGAQVVYGVVGLKTHAKVALVIRREEGKLRFYAHLGTGNYHPTTTKFYTDFGLLTCHPGISQEVNEVFIHLTSLTKPHRLTHLWLAPFALQNEIIKAIRNEARIARAGRPGRIIVKMNALVDESVIRALYAASKDGVKIDLIVRGACTLKPGVPGLSENIRVRSIIGRFLEHSRIYYFRNDLAHDVMLSSADWMSRNLFRRIEVAFPILDKTLKRRVLAEGLNPYLKDNVNAWELEADGHYTRRKTRAKQVGFSAQQHLMDTLGTPGTSLGDS; encoded by the coding sequence ATGAAGCCTGACTTGCATGCTGAAGTAAACAAGAACTCTGCGTTTCTGGACCGGGAACTGTCGCAACTGATGTTCAACCGGCGGGTTCTGGCGCAAGCCGAAGACAAAAACATTCCTTTATTAGAGCGCCTGCGTTATCTGTGCATCGCCAGCAGCAACCTGGACGAGTTTTTCGAGGTGCGCGTAGCCAGCCTGCTGGCCGCCGGCAGCGTCGACGGCTCGCTGGCCAACCACCCCGCCCTGGTCGCCACGCTGTCGCGCATCTGCGAGGAATGCCATGTACTGGTCGAACACCAATATGAAATCCTCAACCAGGAAGTGCTGCCCGAATTAGCCGCCAACGGCGTCCACCTGGTGCGCCACAACGAGCGCAACGAAGCCCAGCGCGCCTGGGTCAAGGAATACTTCGATACCGAGGTGCGCCCGCTGCTGACGCCGATCGGCCTCGATCCGGCCCACCCCTTCCCCCAGGTCGTCAATAAAAGTCTCAATTTCATCGTCTCGCTGAACGGCAAGGACGCCTTCGGCCGCGGCACGGCGATCGCCATCGTCAAGGCGCCGCGCGTGCTGCCGCGCGTGATCCGCTTGCCCGACGAGCTATCCGACAGCGGCGGCGTGTCGTTCTGCCTGTTGTCGTCGATCATCCACGCGCACATTTCCGACCTGTTCGCCGGACGCGAAGTGATCGCCTATTCGCAATTCCGCGTCACCCGCGACAGCGACCTGTGGGTCGACGAGGACGAGGTCAAGAACCTGCGCCAGGCGCTCAAGGGCGAGCTGCAGGGCCGCCAGTTCGGCACCTCGGTGCGGCTGGAAGTGGCCAAGAACTGCCCGCCGGAACTGTCACAGTTCCTGCTCGACCAGTTCGGCCTGCATCAAAGCCGCCTGTACGCGGTCAACGGCCCGGTCAACCTGGTGCGCCTGACCGAAATCATGGACCACGTCGACAATCCCGCGCTGCGCTTCCCGCCGTTCTTCCCGGGCATCGCGCAAAAACCGGGCAGCGCCGACATCTTCGCCGCGCTGCGCAAGGGCGACATCCTGCTGCACCACCCGTTCCAATCATTCCAGACGGTGATCGACTTCATCCGCAGCGCCGCGCTCGACCCGGCCGTGGTGGCGATCAAGCAAACCATTTACCGCACCGGCATGAACTCGGATTTGATGGAGTCGCTGATCACCGCCGCGCGCATGGGCAAGGAAGTGACCGTCATCGTCGAGTTGAAGGCGCGCTTCGACGAGGAAGCCAACATCAACTGGGCGGATAAACTCGAACAGGCCGGCGCCCAGGTGGTGTACGGCGTGGTCGGCCTGAAAACCCACGCCAAGGTGGCGCTGGTGATCCGCCGCGAGGAAGGCAAGCTGCGCTTCTACGCCCACCTCGGCACCGGCAACTATCACCCGACAACGACCAAGTTCTATACCGATTTCGGCCTGCTGACCTGCCATCCGGGCATCAGCCAGGAGGTCAACGAGGTGTTCATCCACCTGACCAGCCTGACCAAGCCGCACCGCCTGACACATTTGTGGCTGGCGCCGTTCGCGCTGCAAAACGAGATCATCAAGGCCATCCGCAACGAGGCGCGTATCGCGCGCGCCGGCCGCCCGGGACGTATTATTGTTAAGATGAACGCGCTGGTGGACGAATCGGTGATCCGCGCGCTGTACGCGGCGTCCAAGGACGGCGTCAAGATCGATCTGATCGTGCGCGGCGCGTGCACCTTGAAGCCTGGTGTGCCGGGACTGTCGGAAAACATCCGCGTGCGCTCGATCATCGGCCGCTTCCTCGAGCACAGCCGTATTTACTACTTCCGCAACGATCTGGCGCACGACGTGATGCTGTCGAGCGCGGACTGGATGAGCCGCAATCTGTTCCGCCGCATCGAGGTGGCCTTCCCGATCCTGGACAAAACCCTCAAGCGGCGCGTGCTGGCCGAGGGCTTGAATCCGTATCTGAAGGACAACGTCAACGCGTGGGAGCTGGAAGCGGACGGTCATTACACACGGCGCAAGACGCGCGCCAAGCAGGTTGGTTTCAGCGCGCAGCAGCATTTGATGGACACGCTGGGCACGCCGGGGACCAGCCTCGGCGACAGTTAA
- the sixA gene encoding phosphohistidine phosphatase SixA, producing MDLILWRHAEAEDAAPGMSDLERALTTKGVKQARRMGQWLNSQLPDSCRILASPSVRTLQTVEALGRKFKIHTDLAPGADPSDILKAANWPGGKDSVLVVGHQPTLGQVASMLLTGDDLEWDIRKASAWWFAQRDPGNAMSVYLKAVMAADLVVK from the coding sequence ATGGATCTCATTTTATGGCGGCATGCGGAAGCCGAAGATGCGGCGCCGGGCATGTCCGATCTGGAACGCGCGCTGACGACCAAGGGCGTCAAGCAGGCGCGCCGCATGGGGCAATGGCTCAATTCCCAGTTGCCCGACAGCTGCCGCATCCTGGCCAGCCCTTCCGTACGCACCTTGCAGACGGTCGAGGCGCTGGGACGCAAATTCAAAATCCATACCGATCTGGCGCCCGGCGCCGATCCGTCCGATATCCTGAAGGCGGCTAACTGGCCGGGCGGCAAGGATTCGGTGCTGGTGGTCGGCCATCAGCCGACCCTGGGCCAAGTCGCCTCGATGCTGTTGACGGGCGACGATCTGGAGTGGGATATCCGCAAGGCCAGCGCCTGGTGGTTCGCGCAGCGCGATCCGGGCAATGCCATGAGCGTGTATCTGAAGGCGGTGATGGCGGCCGACCTGGTGGTGAAATAA
- a CDS encoding polyamine ABC transporter substrate-binding protein, whose translation MAGKFVGAALVAAGLMAAVGQVAAQAPEEKVLNIYNWSDYIAEDTVKNFEKETGIKVRYDVFDNNEILNSKLVAGKSGYDIVVPTAPWARLQIEGKLLRKLDKSKLPNLKNLDPAIQAKLASIDPANEYLVDWLWGYTTVGINVNKVKAALGNLPMPENAWDLLFKPEYVSKLKSCGVSFLDSPSEVLPAALMYLGKPAYSKNAGDYAEAGKLLTAIRPSVTLFSSSGYINDLANGAVCVSLGWSGDINIARQRAVDAKNGNVIEALIPKTPAALMFDTMAIPADAPHPNNAHLWINYIMRPEVHASLTNKVFYANPNTASLKFVRKDIAANKTIFLSEADKQRMAAPEAVPADIRRVITRTYTKFKTGR comes from the coding sequence ATGGCAGGGAAGTTCGTTGGCGCGGCGCTGGTCGCCGCAGGTTTGATGGCCGCCGTGGGGCAGGTCGCCGCCCAGGCGCCCGAGGAAAAAGTCCTCAACATCTATAACTGGTCCGATTACATCGCGGAAGACACGGTTAAAAACTTCGAAAAAGAAACGGGCATCAAGGTCCGTTATGATGTTTTCGACAACAACGAGATTCTCAATTCCAAGCTGGTGGCCGGCAAGTCCGGTTACGATATCGTGGTGCCGACGGCGCCATGGGCGCGCCTGCAAATCGAAGGCAAGTTGCTGCGCAAGCTGGACAAGTCCAAGCTGCCGAACCTGAAGAACCTCGATCCGGCGATCCAGGCCAAGCTGGCCAGCATCGACCCGGCCAACGAATATCTGGTCGACTGGCTGTGGGGCTATACCACGGTCGGTATCAACGTCAACAAGGTCAAGGCCGCGCTGGGCAACCTGCCGATGCCGGAGAACGCCTGGGACCTGCTGTTCAAGCCTGAGTATGTGTCCAAGCTGAAATCGTGCGGGGTGTCGTTCCTGGATTCGCCATCGGAGGTGTTGCCTGCCGCGCTGATGTACCTCGGCAAGCCGGCGTACTCGAAAAACGCCGGCGACTACGCCGAGGCGGGCAAGCTGCTGACGGCGATTCGTCCCAGCGTAACGTTGTTCAGCTCGTCGGGCTATATCAACGACTTGGCCAACGGCGCGGTCTGCGTCTCGCTGGGCTGGTCCGGCGACATCAACATCGCCCGCCAGCGCGCGGTGGACGCCAAGAACGGCAATGTGATCGAGGCGCTGATTCCTAAGACGCCGGCCGCGTTGATGTTCGACACGATGGCGATTCCGGCCGACGCGCCGCATCCGAACAACGCGCATTTGTGGATCAACTACATCATGCGTCCCGAAGTGCACGCCAGCCTGACCAACAAGGTGTTCTACGCCAACCCGAACACGGCCAGTTTGAAGTTCGTGCGCAAGGACATCGCCGCCAACAAGACGATTTTCCTGTCCGAGGCGGACAAGCAGCGCATGGCGGCGCCGGAAGCGGTGCCGGCGGATATCCGCCGCGTGATCACCCGCACCTACACCAAGTTCAAAACCGGTCGGTAA
- the fliD gene encoding flagellar filament capping protein FliD: MATSINSATSAASTAVSSDIYKRVEQTMTAQNGAATKLNATLVRDQTKLSGLGQLQSLLADFQTLAAGLTGSGLSTSAASSAKTVLTATSTGAAKAGTYAIDVKQLAQGQFLTSEEFTSATTKIGAGPTTTVKIDFGTAGGAKGFVTNGMASSKTITIDSSNNTLEGMAAAFKAAGVDVKVVKGDDGKFSLGIAGQSGEANGMRISVSGDAALKSLLAFDPDGGPKGLKQTTAAQNAILTVDGKDVTSPTNTLAKDNGIVGATLTLTGTGKSDVTITQDSSQIGVNLKSFVAAYNDLNKKLQTLQQGALKGDTAIGQVVSQMSMLLKTGGGSVSIAALGAAGVSQDAKGNMVVDDKKLQAALTADSSSVAKLFTNDGKGIADLMSAKASTFTASTSVISKEAKQMNTEIASINGKRAVLTKALTAQANALVALYSAQAQTGAGSAINGSGGGTGTLFDMLG, encoded by the coding sequence ATGGCGACCTCCATCAATTCCGCGACCAGCGCCGCCAGCACGGCGGTCTCGAGCGACATCTACAAACGCGTCGAGCAGACCATGACGGCGCAGAACGGCGCCGCGACCAAGCTCAACGCAACGCTGGTGCGCGACCAGACCAAGCTGTCCGGCCTGGGCCAGCTGCAAAGCTTGCTGGCCGACTTCCAGACGCTCGCCGCCGGCCTGACCGGTAGCGGCTTGAGCACCAGCGCCGCCAGCTCGGCCAAAACTGTCTTGACGGCGACGTCGACCGGCGCGGCCAAGGCCGGCACGTATGCGATCGACGTCAAGCAGCTGGCGCAGGGCCAGTTCCTGACCAGCGAGGAATTCACCTCCGCCACCACCAAGATCGGCGCCGGCCCCACCACCACCGTCAAGATCGACTTCGGCACCGCCGGCGGCGCCAAGGGCTTCGTCACCAACGGCATGGCCAGCAGCAAGACGATCACCATCGACAGCAGCAACAACACGCTCGAGGGCATGGCCGCCGCGTTCAAGGCGGCCGGCGTGGACGTCAAGGTGGTCAAGGGCGACGACGGCAAGTTTTCGCTGGGCATCGCCGGCCAGAGCGGCGAGGCCAACGGCATGCGCATCAGCGTGAGCGGCGACGCCGCGTTGAAAAGCCTGCTGGCGTTCGACCCTGACGGCGGACCAAAGGGTCTCAAGCAAACCACGGCGGCGCAAAACGCCATCCTGACCGTCGACGGCAAGGACGTCACCAGCCCGACCAACACGCTGGCCAAGGATAACGGCATCGTCGGTGCCACCCTGACGTTGACCGGCACCGGCAAATCCGACGTGACGATCACACAGGATTCGAGCCAGATCGGCGTCAACCTGAAGTCCTTCGTGGCCGCCTACAACGACCTGAACAAGAAGTTGCAGACGCTGCAGCAGGGCGCGCTGAAGGGCGACACCGCCATCGGCCAGGTGGTCAGCCAGATGAGCATGCTCCTGAAGACCGGCGGCGGCAGCGTGTCGATCGCGGCGCTCGGCGCGGCCGGTGTCAGCCAGGACGCCAAGGGCAATATGGTGGTCGACGACAAGAAGCTGCAGGCGGCGTTGACGGCCGATTCGTCGTCGGTGGCCAAGCTGTTCACCAACGACGGCAAAGGTATTGCCGATTTGATGTCGGCCAAGGCATCGACGTTCACCGCCTCGACCAGCGTGATCAGCAAGGAAGCCAAGCAAATGAACACCGAAATCGCCAGCATCAACGGCAAGCGCGCCGTGCTGACGAAGGCGCTGACGGCGCAGGCCAACGCCCTGGTGGCGCTGTACTCGGCCCAGGCCCAGACCGGCGCCGGCAGCGCGATCAACGGTTCCGGCGGCGGCACCGGCACCTTGTTCGATATGCTGGGCTGA
- a CDS encoding CoA transferase, producing the protein MLQAAASALALPDNAPEALRFEGEGALPSWYAVTDLAAASVGAAALALREVIGALGGDAAPVQVDRRLASLWFGWSIHPIGWERPPLWDAVAGDYATADGWIRLHTNAIHHRDAALAVLGCAVDRDAVTRAVEGWRGEELEAAVVGNGGCAALMRSAAEWAAHPQGVAVAAESLVAFETRPLDGVAAVHGWPGAATPLRPLAGLKVLDLTRVLAGPVATRFLAGYGADVLRIDPPDWNEPGVIPEVTPGKRCARLDLRQPSDRAVFEALLAEADVLVHGYRPAALERLGYGEQFRRALNPRLIDVCLDAYGWTGPLAGRRGFDSLVQMSAGIAEHGMRMQAAGKPVPLPVQALDHATGYLTAAAVLRGLLYRLADNRAMSARLSLARTAKLLTDYASVAGVPPLAAAGQADLSPDIEQTEWGQARRLLPPVVIAGASMAWERPASSLGSSTPGFLNR; encoded by the coding sequence ATGCTGCAAGCGGCGGCGTCGGCGCTGGCGCTGCCGGACAACGCGCCGGAGGCGCTGCGCTTTGAGGGCGAGGGCGCGCTGCCGTCCTGGTACGCCGTCACCGATCTGGCGGCGGCGTCGGTCGGCGCGGCGGCGCTGGCGCTGCGCGAGGTGATCGGCGCGCTCGGTGGCGACGCGGCGCCGGTGCAGGTGGACCGCCGGCTGGCTTCACTTTGGTTCGGCTGGTCGATCCATCCGATCGGCTGGGAGCGTCCGCCGCTGTGGGACGCGGTGGCCGGCGACTACGCCACCGCCGACGGCTGGATACGCCTGCACACCAATGCCATCCACCACCGCGACGCGGCGCTTGCGGTGCTGGGCTGCGCGGTCGATCGCGACGCCGTGACGCGCGCGGTGGAGGGCTGGCGCGGCGAAGAACTGGAAGCGGCGGTGGTCGGCAACGGCGGTTGCGCGGCGTTGATGCGCTCGGCGGCGGAATGGGCGGCGCATCCGCAGGGCGTCGCCGTCGCCGCCGAGTCGCTGGTTGCGTTCGAAACGCGGCCGCTCGACGGTGTCGCCGCCGTGCATGGCTGGCCCGGCGCCGCCACGCCCTTGCGTCCGCTGGCCGGATTGAAAGTGCTGGACCTGACGCGTGTGCTCGCCGGTCCGGTCGCCACCCGTTTCCTGGCCGGCTATGGCGCCGACGTGCTGCGCATCGATCCGCCCGATTGGAATGAGCCCGGCGTGATTCCCGAGGTGACGCCGGGCAAGCGCTGCGCGCGGCTGGACCTGCGCCAGCCGTCCGACCGCGCCGTCTTCGAGGCCTTGCTGGCCGAGGCCGATGTGCTGGTGCACGGCTATCGTCCGGCCGCGCTGGAGCGGTTGGGTTACGGCGAGCAATTCCGCCGCGCACTCAACCCCCGATTGATCGACGTTTGCCTGGACGCGTACGGCTGGACCGGTCCGCTGGCCGGCCGGCGCGGGTTCGATAGCCTGGTGCAAATGAGCGCGGGCATCGCCGAGCATGGCATGCGGATGCAGGCCGCTGGCAAACCGGTGCCGCTGCCAGTGCAGGCGCTGGACCACGCCACCGGCTACCTGACGGCGGCTGCCGTGCTGCGGGGCTTGCTTTACCGCTTGGCCGACAACCGCGCAATGAGCGCTCGCCTGTCGCTGGCGCGCACCGCCAAATTGCTGACCGATTACGCGAGCGTGGCCGGCGTGCCGCCCTTGGCCGCCGCCGGCCAGGCCGATCTGTCGCCGGACATCGAACAGACGGAGTGGGGCCAGGCGCGACGCTTGTTGCCGCCGGTGGTTATTGCCGGCGCGTCAATGGCGTGGGAGCGGCCGGCGTCCTCGCTCGGTTCGTCGACGCCGGGATTTTTGAATCGTTGA
- a CDS encoding citrate synthase produces the protein MTATEALNILNVRPQTLYANVSRGKIRAKADEADPRRSLYHRDDILRMARRANGRRKIDAVSAQAMQWGDPVLPSSISTAAADGKLLYRGQDAAMLANSATLEDIAVLLWQCAPSTIHSARPANAATMAARRASANATAEPGALAIGLLTLATLAGNAPPSLARSPEDLHADAAAILSTLTAAITGPLPDSTAGLTISARLAHAWHCPQREDPIRRALVLMADHELNASTFATRVAVSTGASLAAGVLAGFATLSGPLHGGAPAQFARLLALATQAGAHDAIAQWLASGRPLPGFGHQLYPEGDPRARAMLNMLPELQRYADLAAEAEAQAGELPTVDFALPALAAACGLPDEAPFVLFALGRCVGWLAHALEQAQANRPIRPRARYVGAGLSEEPSRTT, from the coding sequence ATGACCGCAACCGAAGCCCTGAACATCCTGAACGTGCGCCCGCAAACGCTGTACGCCAACGTCAGCCGCGGCAAAATCCGCGCCAAGGCCGACGAAGCCGACCCGCGCCGCAGCCTGTACCACCGCGATGACATTCTGCGCATGGCAAGGCGGGCCAACGGCCGCCGCAAGATCGACGCAGTCTCGGCGCAAGCCATGCAGTGGGGCGATCCGGTGCTGCCATCATCGATCTCGACGGCGGCGGCCGACGGCAAGCTGCTCTATCGGGGACAGGACGCCGCCATGCTGGCCAACTCGGCGACACTGGAAGATATCGCCGTTTTACTGTGGCAATGCGCGCCATCGACCATTCATTCCGCCCGGCCCGCCAATGCCGCGACAATGGCTGCGCGCCGAGCCTCTGCCAACGCGACGGCCGAACCCGGCGCCCTCGCCATCGGCCTGCTCACCCTGGCCACGCTTGCCGGCAACGCCCCACCCTCGCTGGCACGATCGCCGGAAGATCTGCATGCCGACGCGGCCGCCATCCTGTCCACGCTCACCGCCGCCATCACCGGCCCGCTACCGGACAGCACTGCCGGCCTGACCATCAGCGCCCGCCTGGCCCACGCCTGGCACTGCCCGCAACGAGAAGACCCGATCCGCCGCGCGCTCGTGCTGATGGCCGACCACGAGCTCAACGCGTCCACCTTCGCCACCCGCGTCGCAGTCTCGACCGGCGCCTCGCTGGCGGCCGGCGTGCTGGCCGGCTTCGCCACGCTCAGCGGTCCGTTGCACGGCGGCGCCCCGGCGCAGTTCGCCCGGCTGCTCGCCCTCGCGACACAGGCCGGCGCCCACGACGCCATCGCGCAATGGCTGGCAAGCGGACGGCCACTGCCCGGCTTCGGCCACCAGCTCTATCCCGAAGGCGACCCGCGCGCCCGGGCCATGCTGAATATGCTGCCGGAATTGCAACGCTACGCGGATCTGGCCGCCGAGGCCGAGGCGCAGGCGGGCGAGCTGCCCACGGTCGACTTCGCGCTGCCGGCGCTGGCGGCGGCATGCGGCCTGCCGGACGAGGCGCCGTTTGTCTTGTTTGCGTTGGGAAGATGTGTCGGCTGGCTTGCTCATGCGTTGGAGCAGGCGCAAGCAAACCGGCCGATCAGGCCGCGCGCCCGGTACGTCGGAGCGGGCCTGTCGGAGGAACCAAGTCGAACGACTTAG
- a CDS encoding PilZ domain-containing protein, which produces MLVDQRSVARKIVRAKAVVVMDGMPPQQGRTIDLCATGLSLTFDHKLAVGHMGQVTFELFLDGKGQLVSSRAKVTYCIFSGDHFKIGYQFVNPDAATTSVVSKFIR; this is translated from the coding sequence TTGTTAGTCGATCAACGGTCAGTCGCGCGCAAGATCGTACGCGCCAAAGCAGTCGTGGTGATGGATGGTATGCCGCCTCAGCAGGGACGTACCATCGACTTGTGCGCCACCGGTTTGTCGCTCACGTTCGACCACAAACTGGCGGTCGGGCACATGGGGCAGGTGACGTTTGAGCTTTTCCTGGACGGCAAGGGCCAGCTCGTCAGCTCCCGCGCCAAGGTCACGTATTGCATCTTCAGCGGCGACCATTTCAAGATCGGCTACCAGTTCGTCAATCCGGACGCCGCCACCACCAGCGTCGTGAGCAAGTTCATCCGCTAA